The Sinomicrobium kalidii genome contains a region encoding:
- a CDS encoding helix-turn-helix domain-containing protein, with protein MLEIESSATKLFPNLIESIWTLQNKGKEVELITPPDQYINLIFVLNNSTYERDGFLIDTHQIEGISLKNTVLKYPSGTELIGVRFYAYGLYPFVQIQGKELVNNSIHLLLDIEDTKCITKYALGSSQLLIQEVYGLLNGLFSKQSYDTLNFLMDFYKRFRWQEETVSIEEYCKQTDTNYTSLNRNFSRITGIPPKKFERLIKFRKSLCSLMDSNEKLTSIATASGYFDQAHFIREFKTFLNNTPSEYLAMIKQADKESQIINYNFRLF; from the coding sequence TTGCTCGAAATAGAATCATCTGCAACCAAACTGTTCCCCAATTTGATTGAAAGCATCTGGACGTTGCAAAACAAGGGGAAAGAAGTGGAATTAATAACTCCTCCGGATCAGTATATAAACTTGATATTTGTACTGAATAATTCAACATATGAACGAGATGGTTTTTTAATTGATACGCATCAGATTGAAGGTATTTCACTTAAAAATACAGTTTTGAAGTATCCTTCCGGTACCGAACTGATCGGTGTAAGATTTTATGCTTACGGATTATATCCTTTCGTTCAAATTCAGGGAAAAGAGCTTGTTAACAACTCCATCCATTTGCTATTAGATATTGAGGACACAAAATGTATTACAAAATACGCATTAGGTTCAAGCCAATTATTAATTCAGGAGGTTTACGGGCTTTTGAATGGTTTGTTCAGTAAACAATCCTATGATACACTGAATTTTTTAATGGATTTTTACAAACGATTCAGGTGGCAGGAAGAAACTGTCTCCATTGAGGAATACTGTAAGCAAACAGATACAAATTATACTTCCCTGAACAGAAATTTTTCCCGAATAACGGGTATACCCCCAAAGAAATTTGAAAGGTTGATTAAATTTCGAAAATCGCTTTGCAGTTTAATGGATAGTAATGAAAAACTAACTTCTATTGCGACAGCATCCGGATATTTCGACCAGGCCCATTTTATCCGTGAATTTAAAACGTTCTTAAATAATACGCCATCCGAATATCTTGCGATGATAAAACAAGCTGATAAAGAAAGCCAGATTATCAACTACAATTTCAGATTATTTTAA
- a CDS encoding TonB-dependent receptor has protein sequence MKKRLLFTLFCHDSFSLTSKNLNVKIALVFFLSGILQITANSGYPQNKLEFSLENVPVKRVLKEIKRQTDYKFFYRNEDINTRKKVSISAHKEEIDTVLHTLFKNTTITYTIIGQQIVLRKRKNNDSSEQEREISGKVTDAGGTPLPGANVLVKGTSIGTQTDFDGNFLLTIPSGENTLVVSYIGFKPQEVDISGKDTVEIALEEAAAQLDDVIVVASRGKPRTSFDSPVPVDNLKPAELQQTGKGVLDQQLMFKVPSYNATQQPISDAAAHFSPADLRGLFPSRTLVLVNGKRKNASALVYSYVTPGRGEVGVDMKAIPSAALERVEVLRDGAAAQYGSDAVAGVINLVLKKKSEPYINTSFSSTTEGDGEQFQIEAGFGVDLLDKGYANFTLNYFDQQKSQRAGTITSVDAEADYWGITDETEYNTDDLADFLNRNPSAGFQVGLPDMTITNFSYNMGYTLDEGTNTEVYSFGTLANRKGSAPQFARTSYWVSGLEQIYPGAEYFLPEMSPQINDYTLSLGLKTTYNGWDFDLSSTLGRNRIDYYITNSFNQSYGASSPSDFFNGAHQFSHVVNNLDIVRTFEDIGIEALTVAFGAEHRTEHFVIEAGEEASYGDGTPDDPDDRTGSESFGGFAPENASNDYRNNLGIYGDISADITESFLIGGAVRYENYSDFGSNVSWKLNSRVKTLNDKLSLRASLSSGFRAPALHQIYYTAMTTTLTEDGVRQNGILNNADPALRALGIPRLEPETSFNIGAGITYRINRKMGITVDAYQIDVDDRIVLSGQVTPTGDPENPIDQTLQSVNVGSAGFFLNAIDTRTRGIDAVFSYDNIVIGSGTLSGSIAANFNKTEVTGTHLPDFIVENDLEDDIFSREDVSRVETWRPRQKIVASGTYEISRFSTTLSFLNYGKVTYRHPSNPEDDATYGGKLLTDLSFTYAFTDKIKLTLGANNLFNVYPDTFADAYEHNGGIPNDRNLDFVGRFKYPWQTTQFGIDGTRIFSRLAIKF, from the coding sequence ATGAAAAAAAGACTTCTGTTCACCCTCTTTTGTCATGATAGCTTCTCATTGACATCCAAAAATTTAAATGTAAAAATAGCTTTGGTATTCTTTTTATCCGGCATTCTTCAAATTACGGCCAATTCCGGTTATCCTCAGAACAAACTGGAGTTCAGTCTTGAAAATGTTCCCGTAAAAAGGGTCCTGAAAGAAATTAAAAGGCAAACCGATTACAAGTTCTTTTATCGGAATGAAGACATCAACACCCGTAAAAAAGTATCTATTTCGGCCCATAAGGAAGAGATCGATACCGTATTGCACACGCTCTTTAAAAACACAACGATCACCTATACCATCATTGGGCAACAAATTGTGCTGAGAAAAAGGAAAAACAACGACTCGTCAGAACAGGAGCGCGAAATCTCCGGTAAGGTTACCGATGCCGGTGGCACTCCCCTTCCCGGGGCTAATGTCCTGGTAAAAGGGACCTCGATAGGGACGCAGACCGACTTTGACGGAAATTTTTTACTCACAATACCTTCGGGTGAAAACACGCTTGTGGTTTCCTATATCGGGTTTAAGCCGCAGGAAGTTGATATCAGCGGAAAAGACACCGTGGAAATTGCACTGGAAGAGGCCGCCGCCCAGCTCGACGATGTGATCGTGGTGGCCAGCAGGGGAAAACCCAGGACTTCCTTTGATTCTCCTGTACCGGTAGACAATTTAAAACCTGCGGAATTACAGCAAACCGGAAAAGGGGTTCTGGACCAGCAATTAATGTTTAAAGTTCCTTCCTACAATGCCACCCAGCAACCCATATCGGATGCGGCCGCCCATTTCAGCCCTGCCGATCTTCGGGGACTTTTTCCCAGCAGAACACTGGTACTGGTTAACGGAAAACGAAAAAATGCCAGTGCGCTGGTATACAGCTACGTAACTCCCGGTCGCGGGGAAGTCGGGGTGGACATGAAAGCCATTCCCTCGGCAGCCCTGGAACGCGTGGAAGTGTTACGGGACGGCGCTGCCGCACAATACGGATCGGATGCCGTGGCCGGGGTTATCAACCTGGTCCTCAAGAAAAAGTCGGAACCCTATATCAATACCAGTTTCAGTTCCACGACAGAAGGAGACGGGGAGCAGTTCCAGATAGAAGCAGGCTTCGGTGTTGACCTGCTGGACAAGGGATATGCCAACTTCACCCTGAATTATTTCGACCAGCAGAAATCACAACGGGCAGGGACCATTACAAGTGTGGATGCCGAAGCGGATTACTGGGGAATAACCGACGAAACGGAATACAATACCGATGACCTCGCAGATTTTTTAAACAGAAATCCCAGTGCAGGCTTCCAGGTTGGCCTCCCGGATATGACCATTACCAATTTTTCATACAATATGGGGTACACCCTGGATGAGGGAACCAATACGGAGGTCTATTCTTTTGGTACCCTGGCCAACAGAAAAGGCTCTGCTCCCCAGTTTGCAAGGACCTCTTACTGGGTGAGCGGCCTGGAACAAATTTATCCCGGTGCCGAATATTTTCTTCCCGAAATGTCTCCCCAGATCAACGACTATACCTTGTCGCTGGGATTAAAAACCACCTATAACGGCTGGGACTTTGACCTGAGCTCAACCCTGGGCAGGAACAGGATAGACTATTACATCACCAATTCCTTCAACCAGTCCTACGGAGCCAGCAGCCCGTCCGACTTTTTTAACGGGGCACACCAGTTCAGTCATGTAGTGAATAACCTCGATATTGTCCGCACCTTTGAAGATATTGGTATTGAAGCCCTGACCGTTGCCTTTGGTGCAGAACACAGAACCGAACATTTTGTGATCGAGGCAGGGGAAGAAGCCTCTTATGGTGACGGCACCCCGGATGATCCCGATGACCGTACAGGATCGGAATCATTTGGCGGTTTTGCCCCGGAAAATGCCTCTAATGACTACAGGAACAACCTCGGGATCTATGGCGATATAAGTGCCGATATCACCGAAAGCTTCCTTATCGGCGGGGCGGTACGGTATGAAAATTACAGTGATTTCGGGTCTAACGTAAGCTGGAAACTCAATTCCAGGGTAAAGACACTCAACGATAAATTATCCCTGAGGGCTTCGCTGAGCAGCGGTTTCAGGGCTCCTGCGCTGCACCAGATCTACTATACGGCAATGACCACAACACTTACCGAGGACGGGGTACGGCAGAACGGAATCCTGAACAATGCAGACCCGGCCCTCAGAGCACTGGGAATTCCCAGGCTGGAACCCGAGACCTCTTTTAACATAGGCGCGGGGATCACTTATCGCATCAACCGGAAAATGGGCATTACCGTCGATGCCTACCAGATAGATGTGGACGACAGGATCGTGCTTTCCGGACAGGTTACCCCTACGGGAGACCCGGAAAACCCCATAGACCAAACTTTACAAAGTGTGAATGTAGGCTCCGCGGGCTTCTTTTTAAATGCCATAGATACGCGAACACGTGGTATAGATGCCGTTTTCAGTTACGACAATATAGTCATAGGCAGCGGAACACTCAGTGGTAGTATTGCCGCAAACTTCAATAAAACAGAAGTAACAGGAACCCATTTACCTGATTTTATAGTGGAAAACGACCTGGAAGACGATATTTTTTCGAGGGAAGACGTGTCAAGGGTGGAAACCTGGAGACCAAGACAAAAGATCGTGGCTTCCGGAACTTATGAGATCAGCAGGTTCTCCACTACTTTATCGTTCCTCAACTACGGAAAAGTAACGTACCGACACCCTTCCAATCCGGAAGACGACGCCACCTACGGGGGAAAATTACTGACAGACCTGAGTTTCACCTACGCTTTTACCGATAAAATAAAATTAACTCTCGGGGCCAACAACCTCTTTAACGTATATCCCGATACATTTGCAGATGCCTATGAACACAACGGAGGCATACCCAATGACAGGAACCTGGATTTTGTAGGCAGATTCAAGTATCCCTGGCAGACAACACAATTCGGTATTGACGGAACACGGATATTCAGCAGACTTGCCATAAAATTTTAA
- a CDS encoding FecR family protein, giving the protein MLSLIQKYLNGTASADEEKELLDWVRANESNKKAFIAHVRLWNYTQQEGYSFDEEEAFEKIRGKISLPSQKRQQPVKIGNIYGYAAALVVILLSFYFYTNGFYSNENAPNIVEKAKATEKNNDIVLISHDGTEKIIPEREEELSYLSPSEKNDPETPAYNTLKVPRGRVFRIVLSDSTTVWLNAETRIRYPEKFLTTGKTRTVSLKGEAFFEVAHNREQPFIVKSGELEIEVLGTKFNISSYDSGTHINTTLVDGSVKVSAPDEQTIPVILKPNQQAAYDKNTANIEVLRVDTDIFTAWMDQRVVFDNESFEDIVLKIERVYNVDIVNRLPEIREERFTGEFDGENMDDILKIISSSIKFNYRKEKGKIIIY; this is encoded by the coding sequence ATGCTGTCATTAATTCAAAAATATCTTAACGGAACAGCTTCGGCCGATGAGGAAAAGGAGTTGCTCGACTGGGTACGGGCAAATGAATCCAATAAAAAAGCCTTCATAGCACATGTAAGGCTGTGGAACTATACCCAACAGGAGGGATATTCCTTTGATGAAGAAGAAGCTTTTGAAAAGATCCGGGGAAAAATAAGTCTTCCGTCCCAAAAAAGACAGCAGCCGGTAAAAATTGGCAATATATACGGGTATGCAGCGGCCCTGGTAGTTATTCTGCTCTCTTTTTATTTTTATACGAATGGTTTTTACAGCAATGAGAACGCGCCGAATATTGTTGAAAAAGCAAAGGCTACGGAAAAAAATAACGATATTGTATTAATCAGCCATGACGGCACCGAAAAGATCATTCCGGAACGGGAAGAAGAACTTTCCTACCTCTCCCCCTCCGAAAAAAACGATCCGGAAACCCCTGCATATAACACGTTAAAAGTACCCCGGGGAAGGGTTTTCAGGATAGTGCTTTCAGACAGCACCACAGTATGGTTAAATGCAGAAACCCGGATCAGATACCCTGAAAAATTTTTGACTACCGGAAAAACAAGAACGGTATCCCTGAAAGGGGAAGCCTTCTTTGAGGTGGCCCACAACAGGGAACAACCGTTTATTGTAAAATCCGGCGAACTGGAGATCGAGGTATTGGGGACAAAATTCAACATCTCGTCCTATGATTCCGGCACACACATCAACACTACACTGGTAGACGGTTCCGTAAAGGTAAGCGCCCCGGACGAACAAACAATTCCGGTGATACTCAAACCCAATCAGCAGGCCGCATACGACAAAAACACGGCGAACATAGAAGTCCTTCGGGTGGATACCGACATCTTTACGGCCTGGATGGACCAGCGGGTGGTATTTGACAATGAATCATTCGAGGATATTGTTTTAAAGATAGAACGGGTCTATAACGTGGATATCGTAAATCGCCTGCCGGAAATCCGGGAAGAACGATTCACAGGAGAATTTGACGGGGAAAACATGGACGATATCCTGAAAATCATAAGCAGCAGTATAAAATTCAATTACAGGAAAGAAAAAGGAAAAATAATTATCTATTAA